One window of Acidovorax sp. T1 genomic DNA carries:
- a CDS encoding endonuclease/exonuclease/phosphatase family protein has protein sequence MTLNTWKGDGPYALRLQAMVHQLRALQADVVALQEVFHAPQVGVHTGRTLAQALGMHLVFAPARRKRRWMSGQWVDSESGLAVLSRWPVAQQRLWPLPSIGADGERLALCCDLNVHGQPLRLVNTHLTHLGPCERGPALRQLQWQTLLTHAVDGWPAHAPLLVCGDLNVPLEDPSLRGPMGVEGWRDVAASVGLHPKSTCPASGAASQDLDHVVDRPCPALTWRAARVVLDGIDARVGVMPSDHAGVLVEGVLDGCHKSFSQASNACHTGL, from the coding sequence GTGACGCTGAACACCTGGAAAGGCGATGGCCCCTATGCCCTTCGCCTTCAGGCCATGGTCCACCAGTTGCGGGCACTCCAGGCCGATGTGGTGGCCTTGCAGGAGGTGTTCCACGCCCCTCAGGTGGGGGTGCACACGGGACGCACCCTGGCCCAGGCGCTGGGCATGCACCTGGTCTTTGCCCCCGCACGCCGCAAGCGCCGGTGGATGAGCGGCCAATGGGTGGACAGCGAGTCTGGCTTGGCCGTGCTGAGCCGGTGGCCCGTGGCACAGCAGCGGCTCTGGCCATTGCCCTCCATCGGTGCCGATGGGGAGCGACTGGCGTTGTGCTGTGACCTGAACGTCCACGGTCAGCCGCTTCGGTTGGTCAACACCCATCTCACCCACCTCGGCCCCTGTGAGAGAGGGCCTGCGCTGCGACAGTTGCAGTGGCAGACCTTGCTGACACACGCCGTTGACGGGTGGCCTGCCCATGCACCACTGCTGGTGTGCGGGGACTTGAATGTGCCGTTGGAAGACCCGTCTTTGCGCGGCCCCATGGGCGTGGAGGGCTGGCGTGATGTGGCTGCTTCGGTGGGGCTGCACCCCAAAAGCACCTGCCCCGCCTCGGGCGCTGCTTCGCAGGACCTGGACCATGTGGTGGACCGACCCTGCCCGGCGCTGACCTGGCGTGCGGCACGGGTGGTGTTGGATGGCATTGACGCACGGGTGGGGGTCATGCCCAGTGACCACGCCGGGGTGCTGGTGGAGGGGGTGCTGGATGGGTGCCACAAAAGCTTCTCGCAAGCTTCAAATGCCTGTCACACAGGGCTTTGA
- the phnK gene encoding phosphonate C-P lyase system protein PhnK, with protein sequence MTHSQMSPRPLLRVSGLHKRYGSQVALHEASFELWPGEVLAVVGESGSGKTTLLNCVAARLMPDAGQVWFDMHGVGLQDVHALTEAQQRLLARTDWGFVHQHAADGLRMDVSAGANVCERLMGLGQLHYGQLRQTATEWLQRVEIDPARMDDTPRTFSGGMRQRLQIARNLVTQPRLVFMDEPTSGLDVSVQARLLDLLRQLTRQMGLAVVIVTHDLAVARLLAHRMMVMQRGRVVEQGLTDQVLDDPQHPYTQLLVSSVLQP encoded by the coding sequence ATGACGCATTCTCAGATGTCACCGCGGCCCCTGCTGCGCGTCAGCGGGCTGCACAAGCGCTACGGGAGCCAGGTGGCCCTGCACGAAGCCAGCTTCGAACTCTGGCCCGGTGAGGTGCTGGCCGTGGTGGGCGAATCCGGCTCGGGCAAGACCACGCTGCTCAACTGCGTGGCCGCCCGCCTGATGCCCGACGCCGGGCAGGTGTGGTTTGACATGCACGGCGTGGGCCTGCAGGACGTGCACGCCCTGACCGAAGCCCAGCAGCGCCTGCTGGCCCGCACCGATTGGGGCTTTGTGCACCAGCACGCCGCCGACGGCCTGCGCATGGACGTGTCCGCCGGGGCCAACGTGTGCGAGCGGCTCATGGGCCTGGGCCAGCTGCACTATGGCCAGTTGCGCCAGACGGCCACGGAGTGGTTGCAGCGGGTCGAAATCGACCCTGCACGCATGGACGACACGCCCCGCACCTTTTCGGGCGGCATGCGCCAGCGCCTGCAAATTGCCCGCAACTTGGTCACCCAACCGCGGCTGGTCTTCATGGACGAGCCCACCTCGGGCCTGGACGTGTCGGTGCAGGCCCGGCTGCTGGACCTGCTGCGCCAGCTCACCCGCCAGATGGGGCTGGCCGTGGTCATCGTCACCCACGACCTGGCCGTGGCCCGCCTGCTGGCCCACCGCATGATGGTCATGCAGCGGGGCCGCGTGGTGGAGCAGGGCCTGACCGATCAGGTGCTGGACGACCCCCAACACCCCTACACCCAACTGCTGGTTTCTTCGGTGCTGCAACCATGA
- the phnC gene encoding phosphonate ABC transporter ATP-binding protein, with the protein MSTALRIQNLNKHFANGKHALRDIHLNIQQGEMVALIGASGSGKSTLLRHVAGLVVADADSESLIEIEGQCVQRQGVLSRDIRRVRSQVGFVFQQFNLVDRLPVLTNVLVGLLHRTPLWRGWVRWFKTHEKHLALEALGRVGIAECHAQRASTLSGGQQQRAAIARTLVQGARVVLADEPIASLDPESSRKVMDILARVNREDRVTVVVSLHQVDVAMKYCPRVVALHQGRVVYDGPSAALTPSLLRELYGVQVEELLPPVNATEVAAPSPGSPSPAWAGMPLPLAQAA; encoded by the coding sequence ATGTCCACCGCCCTGCGCATTCAAAACCTGAACAAGCATTTTGCCAACGGCAAACACGCGCTGCGTGACATTCACCTGAACATCCAGCAGGGCGAAATGGTGGCCCTCATTGGCGCGTCGGGTTCGGGCAAGTCCACGCTGCTGCGCCATGTGGCCGGGTTGGTGGTGGCCGACGCCGACAGCGAATCGCTGATTGAAATTGAAGGGCAGTGCGTGCAGCGCCAAGGGGTGCTGAGCCGCGACATTCGCCGGGTGCGATCGCAGGTGGGTTTTGTGTTCCAGCAGTTCAACCTGGTGGACCGGTTGCCCGTGTTGACCAATGTGCTGGTGGGCTTGTTGCACCGCACGCCGCTGTGGCGCGGCTGGGTGCGTTGGTTCAAGACCCATGAAAAGCACCTGGCTCTGGAAGCCCTGGGCCGTGTTGGCATTGCCGAATGCCACGCCCAGCGCGCATCCACCCTGTCGGGTGGGCAACAGCAGCGGGCCGCCATTGCACGCACCTTGGTGCAGGGCGCACGGGTGGTGCTGGCGGACGAGCCCATTGCTTCGCTGGACCCCGAGTCGTCTCGCAAGGTCATGGACATTCTGGCCCGCGTCAACCGCGAGGACCGCGTCACCGTGGTGGTGTCGCTGCACCAGGTGGACGTCGCCATGAAGTACTGCCCCCGGGTGGTGGCCCTTCACCAAGGGCGGGTGGTGTACGACGGCCCCTCTGCGGCCCTGACCCCGTCGTTGCTGCGCGAGCTGTATGGCGTGCAGGTGGAAGAACTGTTGCCGCCCGTGAATGCCACGGAGGTTGCCGCACCCAGCCCCGGTTCGCCGTCGCCCGCATGGGCGGGCATGCCCTTGCCCCTGGCGCAAGCGGCCTGA
- the phnD gene encoding phosphonate ABC transporter substrate-binding protein: protein MLKKLAVAMGFALGLTLAHAEDINFGIISTESSQSLKADWQPLLDDMAKKTGFTVKAFFSSDYAGIIEGMRFNKVQLAWYGNKSAIEAVDRANGEVFAQMVNADGTQGYYSHLIVHKDSPIQGLDEVLKNGKSYSFGNGDPNSTSGFVVPGFYVFAQNKIDAKSHFKVVRNANHETNALAVANKQVDVATNSSVNLERLKANYPEKFKELRIVWTSPLIPSDPLVWRKDLPEATQAKLKDFLFNYGKTDAREKEVLMKINKISGFKPSTNAQLVPIRQLDLFGKRNKLEADTTLSDADKQAKLAEIDKQLAALKN from the coding sequence ATGCTGAAGAAACTTGCGGTGGCCATGGGCTTTGCCCTGGGCCTGACCTTGGCACACGCCGAAGACATCAATTTCGGGATCATTTCCACCGAGTCCAGCCAGTCCCTCAAAGCCGACTGGCAGCCGCTGCTGGACGACATGGCCAAGAAGACCGGCTTCACGGTCAAGGCGTTCTTTTCGTCGGACTACGCCGGCATCATCGAAGGCATGCGCTTCAACAAGGTGCAGTTGGCCTGGTATGGCAACAAATCGGCCATTGAAGCGGTGGACCGCGCCAACGGCGAAGTGTTTGCCCAGATGGTCAACGCCGACGGCACCCAGGGCTACTACTCGCACCTGATCGTGCACAAGGACAGCCCCATCCAGGGCCTGGACGAAGTGCTGAAGAACGGCAAAAGCTACAGCTTTGGCAATGGCGATCCCAACTCCACCTCGGGCTTTGTGGTCCCGGGCTTCTATGTGTTTGCCCAGAATAAGATCGACGCCAAGAGCCATTTCAAGGTGGTGCGCAACGCCAACCACGAGACCAACGCGCTGGCCGTGGCCAACAAACAGGTGGACGTGGCCACCAACAGCAGCGTAAACCTGGAGCGCCTGAAGGCCAACTACCCCGAAAAGTTCAAGGAGTTGCGCATCGTCTGGACCTCACCCCTGATCCCGTCCGACCCCCTGGTGTGGCGCAAGGACCTGCCCGAAGCCACCCAGGCCAAGCTGAAGGATTTCCTCTTCAACTACGGCAAGACGGACGCGCGTGAGAAAGAGGTGCTGATGAAGATCAACAAGATCTCCGGCTTCAAACCGTCCACCAACGCCCAGCTGGTGCCCATTCGCCAACTGGACCTGTTTGGCAAGCGCAACAAGCTGGAGGCCGACACCACCCTGTCCGACGCCGACAAACAAGCCAAGCTGGCCGAGATCGACAAGCAGCTGGCCGCCCTGAAGAACTGA
- the phnL gene encoding phosphonate C-P lyase system protein PhnL — translation MTPCESQPILELVGVAKRFTLHHQHGAVLPVFDRADFSLHAGECVVLDGPSGMGKSTLLKLVYANYRATAGDIWVRQADGQRLNVAQATPRELVSLRQHTIGYVSQFLRVIPRVSALDVVAEPLAEDAAGDPEALEAAREQARQWLARLRIPERLWALPPATFSGGEQQRVNIARSLIKPRPLLLLDEPTASLDAANTQTVIELIGEARARGAALLGIFHDRAVADAVATRRVPVASFRHTSEPALTGESA, via the coding sequence ATGACCCCTTGCGAATCCCAACCCATCCTGGAACTGGTCGGCGTGGCCAAGCGATTCACCCTGCACCACCAGCACGGCGCGGTGCTGCCGGTGTTTGACCGGGCCGACTTCAGCCTGCACGCGGGCGAATGCGTGGTGCTCGATGGCCCTTCGGGCATGGGCAAAAGCACGCTGCTCAAGCTGGTGTACGCCAACTACCGCGCGACAGCGGGTGACATCTGGGTGCGCCAGGCCGATGGCCAGCGCCTGAACGTGGCCCAGGCCACCCCACGCGAGCTGGTGTCGCTGCGGCAGCACACCATCGGGTACGTGAGCCAGTTCTTGCGCGTCATTCCCCGCGTGTCGGCCTTGGACGTGGTGGCCGAACCGCTGGCCGAAGACGCAGCGGGAGACCCCGAAGCCCTGGAAGCCGCCCGCGAACAGGCCCGCCAGTGGCTGGCACGGCTGCGCATCCCCGAGCGTCTGTGGGCCTTGCCGCCCGCCACCTTCTCGGGTGGCGAGCAGCAGCGCGTGAACATTGCGCGCAGCCTCATCAAACCCCGCCCGCTGCTGCTGCTCGACGAGCCTACCGCCTCGCTGGATGCGGCCAACACCCAGACGGTGATCGAGCTGATCGGCGAGGCCCGTGCACGCGGTGCGGCGTTGCTGGGCATTTTTCACGACCGCGCCGTGGCCGATGCCGTGGCCACCCGCCGCGTGCCCGTGGCGTCGTTCCGCCACACGTCTGAACCTGCCTTGACCGGAGAGTCCGCATGA
- the phnE gene encoding phosphonate ABC transporter, permease protein PhnE: MTTSLAPLGTPVLNEPRKGWLWYGGWGVVLALLAASWRGADMRPLDLWRDSGNMATYLAEFFPPNFADWRMYIDEMVVTLQIALWGTALAVVTSVPLALLASSNIAPAWIHQPVRRLMDAARAINEMVFAMLFVVAVGLGPFAGVLALWIHTAGVLAKLFSEAVEAIDPQPVEGIRSTGAGLLHEIVYGVIPQVMPLWISFALYRFESNVRSASVVGMVGAGGIGVVLWEIIRGFQYAQTAAVMIIVVVTVSLIDLVSARIRKSLI, encoded by the coding sequence ATGACCACTTCTCTTGCCCCCTTGGGCACCCCTGTGTTGAACGAACCCCGCAAAGGCTGGCTCTGGTATGGGGGCTGGGGGGTGGTTCTGGCCTTGCTGGCGGCCTCCTGGCGGGGTGCCGACATGCGCCCGCTGGACCTGTGGCGGGACTCGGGCAACATGGCCACCTACCTGGCCGAGTTCTTTCCGCCCAACTTTGCCGACTGGCGCATGTACATCGACGAGATGGTGGTCACCCTGCAGATTGCGCTGTGGGGCACGGCCCTGGCGGTGGTGACCTCGGTGCCGTTGGCGCTGCTGGCCTCCAGCAACATCGCGCCGGCCTGGATTCACCAGCCCGTGCGCCGGTTGATGGACGCCGCGCGGGCCATCAACGAGATGGTGTTTGCCATGCTGTTCGTGGTGGCCGTGGGCCTGGGGCCGTTTGCCGGTGTGCTGGCGTTGTGGATCCACACCGCCGGGGTGCTGGCCAAGCTGTTTTCCGAAGCGGTGGAGGCCATCGACCCGCAACCGGTGGAAGGCATCCGCTCCACCGGGGCGGGGTTGCTGCACGAAATCGTCTACGGCGTGATTCCGCAGGTCATGCCGCTGTGGATTTCGTTTGCGCTTTACCGCTTCGAGTCCAACGTGCGCTCTGCCTCGGTGGTGGGCATGGTGGGCGCGGGGGGCATTGGTGTGGTGCTGTGGGAAATCATCCGCGGTTTTCAGTACGCCCAGACCGCGGCGGTGATGATCATCGTCGTGGTCACCGTCAGCCTGATCGACCTGGTGTCCGCCCGCATCCGCAAGTCGCTGATCTGA
- a CDS encoding carbon-phosphorus lyase complex subunit PhnI, producing the protein MYVAVKGGETAILQSHRMLAEHRRGNPDVPELGVEQIREQLRLAVDRVMTEGSVYDPELAALAIKQASGDLVEAIFLLRAYRTTLPRLGTSRPLRTEAMCVQRRISATFKDLPGGQVLGPTHDYTQRLLDFSLLADGAERATAEAPTATQTPEPVATPRVVDLLDQEGLIERREPPPGDPQPVDLTRQPLRFPAQRATRLQNLARGDEGFLLAMAYSTQRGYSHTHPFVGEIRFGTVELVIAPDELGFDLSIGDLPVTECEMVNQFAGSKTQPPQFTRGYGLAFGHSERKAMAMSLVDRALRADELGEAVESPAQMQEFVLSHSDSLEASGFVQHLKLPHYVDFQAELDLVRRMRQTAEHAPQAQEETA; encoded by the coding sequence ATGTACGTGGCCGTCAAAGGTGGGGAAACCGCCATCCTGCAAAGCCACCGCATGCTGGCCGAGCACCGTCGGGGCAACCCCGATGTGCCCGAGCTGGGTGTGGAGCAAATCCGTGAACAGCTGCGCCTGGCCGTGGACCGGGTGATGACCGAAGGTTCGGTGTACGACCCCGAGCTGGCCGCCCTGGCCATCAAACAGGCCAGTGGTGACCTGGTGGAAGCCATCTTCCTGCTGCGGGCCTACCGCACCACCTTGCCCCGCCTGGGCACCAGCCGTCCTTTGCGGACCGAGGCCATGTGCGTGCAGCGCCGCATTTCCGCCACGTTCAAGGACTTGCCGGGCGGACAGGTGCTGGGCCCCACCCACGACTACACCCAGCGCCTGCTGGACTTTTCCCTCTTGGCCGACGGTGCCGAACGCGCCACCGCCGAGGCCCCCACCGCCACGCAGACCCCCGAGCCCGTGGCCACACCGCGGGTGGTGGACCTGCTGGACCAGGAGGGCCTGATCGAGCGCCGCGAACCGCCCCCGGGCGACCCCCAGCCCGTGGACCTGACCCGTCAGCCCCTGCGCTTTCCGGCCCAGCGTGCCACCCGCCTGCAAAACCTGGCGCGCGGGGACGAGGGCTTTTTGCTGGCCATGGCGTACTCCACCCAGCGGGGCTATTCGCACACCCACCCGTTTGTGGGCGAAATCCGCTTTGGCACCGTGGAGCTGGTCATTGCCCCTGACGAGCTGGGTTTTGACCTGTCGATTGGCGACCTGCCGGTGACCGAATGCGAAATGGTCAACCAGTTTGCCGGCAGCAAAACCCAGCCGCCGCAGTTCACCCGCGGCTATGGCCTGGCCTTTGGCCACAGCGAGCGCAAGGCCATGGCCATGAGCCTGGTGGACCGGGCCTTGCGCGCCGACGAGCTGGGCGAGGCCGTCGAATCACCCGCGCAGATGCAGGAGTTTGTGCTGTCGCACAGCGACAGCCTGGAGGCGTCGGGTTTTGTGCAGCACCTGAAGCTGCCGCACTACGTGGACTTTCAAGCCGAGCTGGACCTGGTGCGCCGCATGCGCCAGACCGCCGAACACGCCCCCCAGGCGCAGGAGGAAACCGCATGA
- a CDS encoding DapH/DapD/GlmU-related protein — protein sequence MTATAPSPAASRFTHVAAHNVEPRPRLTEAPSLSPTAVVQDSLLGRYTEVGDAVHMGDSVLDDYSYIGRGCELMSTDIGKFSNIAAMVRINPGFHPMERPSLHHFTYRLSRYGLADADDDVFFEWRRRQRVSIGHDTWIGHGAVIMPGVRIGHGAVVGSNAVVTKDVPAYAIVAGATARVLRMRFARDIAQALEATAWWDWDHQTLAERLPDFSDLRRFLHRYGPAVQS from the coding sequence ATGACCGCAACCGCTCCCTCTCCCGCCGCGAGCCGCTTCACCCACGTGGCGGCCCACAACGTCGAGCCACGCCCCCGCCTGACCGAAGCACCCTCGCTGTCGCCCACCGCGGTGGTGCAGGACAGCCTGCTGGGCCGCTACACCGAAGTGGGCGATGCCGTCCACATGGGCGACAGCGTGCTGGACGACTACAGCTACATCGGTCGGGGCTGCGAGCTGATGTCCACCGACATCGGCAAGTTCTCCAACATCGCAGCCATGGTGCGCATCAACCCGGGCTTCCATCCCATGGAGCGTCCCAGCCTGCACCACTTCACTTACCGGCTCAGCCGCTATGGCCTGGCCGATGCCGATGACGACGTGTTTTTTGAATGGCGGCGGCGTCAGCGCGTGAGCATCGGGCACGACACCTGGATCGGGCATGGCGCGGTCATCATGCCGGGGGTGCGCATCGGACATGGGGCCGTGGTGGGCAGCAACGCCGTGGTGACCAAGGATGTGCCGGCGTATGCCATCGTGGCCGGGGCCACGGCGCGGGTGTTGCGCATGCGTTTTGCGCGCGACATTGCCCAGGCCCTGGAGGCCACCGCCTGGTGGGACTGGGACCACCAGACCCTGGCAGAACGCCTGCCCGATTTTTCGGACCTGCGCCGCTTTCTGCACCGGTATGGGCCCGCCGTGCAGTCCTGA
- a CDS encoding alpha-D-ribose 1-methylphosphonate 5-triphosphate diphosphatase: MNAPRELPLADPSALNAPELSLANARLVLADEVVTGSLQVRHGRIAAVDSGAAVPLGALDLAGDYLLPGLVEIHTDNFERHLMPRPKVNWPELPALLAHDAEIAAAGITTVFDALGVGEADTESLRGSAWTGVVDNLQRCMDRGLLRADHHFHVRCELPAPNTIDLFAPFIDNPRVGIISLMDHTPGQRQWEDLTHAKVYYLGKKGWSEEKFLRKVAEAAEMQERYVRPHRRHFVDYAHSRGIALASHDDTTLAHVEEAHAEGVSVSEFPTTELAARAARERGMATVMGGPNVVRGGSHSGNVAASHLARLGLLDILSSDYVPGSLLTAALQLVDEGPLSLPQAVATVTRNPARSVGLNDRGELAVGLRADLVQVRVVEVADGHHHAVVRAVWREGQRVL, translated from the coding sequence ATGAACGCCCCCCGTGAACTGCCCCTGGCCGATCCTTCGGCACTGAATGCCCCGGAACTGTCCTTGGCCAACGCCCGCCTGGTGCTGGCCGACGAGGTGGTGACCGGTTCCTTGCAGGTCCGCCACGGGCGCATTGCCGCCGTGGACAGCGGCGCTGCGGTGCCCCTGGGGGCGCTGGACCTGGCGGGCGACTACCTGTTGCCCGGGCTGGTGGAAATCCACACCGACAACTTCGAGCGGCACCTGATGCCCCGGCCCAAGGTGAACTGGCCCGAGCTGCCCGCCCTGCTGGCCCACGACGCCGAGATTGCCGCCGCGGGCATCACCACGGTGTTCGACGCGCTGGGCGTGGGCGAGGCCGACACCGAGAGCCTGCGCGGCAGCGCCTGGACCGGGGTGGTGGACAACTTGCAACGCTGCATGGACCGTGGGTTGTTGCGGGCGGATCACCACTTTCATGTTCGCTGCGAGCTTCCTGCGCCCAACACCATTGACTTGTTTGCTCCTTTTATTGACAACCCCCGGGTGGGCATCATCTCGCTGATGGACCACACCCCAGGCCAGCGCCAGTGGGAGGACCTGACCCACGCCAAGGTCTACTACCTGGGCAAAAAAGGCTGGAGCGAAGAAAAGTTCCTGCGCAAGGTGGCCGAAGCCGCCGAGATGCAGGAGCGTTACGTGCGCCCCCACCGTCGCCATTTTGTGGACTACGCCCACAGCCGCGGCATTGCCCTGGCCAGCCACGACGACACCACGCTGGCCCATGTGGAAGAGGCGCATGCCGAAGGCGTGAGCGTGAGCGAGTTCCCCACCACCGAGCTGGCGGCGCGCGCCGCCCGTGAGCGTGGCATGGCCACCGTGATGGGCGGGCCCAACGTGGTCCGCGGGGGCTCGCACTCGGGCAACGTGGCGGCGTCGCACTTGGCCCGCCTGGGGCTGCTGGACATTCTCTCCAGCGACTACGTGCCCGGCAGCCTGCTGACCGCTGCCCTGCAGTTGGTGGACGAAGGGCCCCTGAGCCTGCCGCAGGCCGTGGCCACCGTCACCCGCAACCCCGCCCGTTCGGTGGGCTTGAACGATCGGGGCGAACTGGCCGTGGGCCTGCGGGCCGATCTGGTGCAGGTGCGCGTGGTCGAGGTGGCCGACGGCCACCACCACGCCGTGGTGCGGGCCGTGTGGCGCGAAGGCCAGCGGGTGCTTTGA
- a CDS encoding alpha-D-ribose 1-methylphosphonate 5-phosphate C-P-lyase PhnJ, with the protein MNTTPTAEGFNFAYLDERTKRMIRRAILKAVAIPGYQVPFGSREMPLPYGWGTGGIQVTASVIGPDDVLKVIDQGSDDTVNAVNIRRFFQRTTGVSTTTRTPEATLIQTRHRIPETPLREGQVLVYQVPVPEPMQRLEPREAETRTLHALGEYGLIHVKLYEDIARHGHIATTYDHPVRVNGRYVMSPSPIPSFDNPKMHLNPALQLFGAGREKRIYAVPPYTPVESLGFDDHPFEVQRWDVPCALCGATDTFLDEIITDDAGTRLHVCSDSDHCAERQSAQQDAQASEAAACTTQPTAEEGQA; encoded by the coding sequence ATGAACACCACCCCCACGGCTGAAGGCTTCAACTTCGCCTACCTGGACGAGCGAACCAAACGCATGATCCGCCGCGCCATCCTAAAAGCGGTGGCCATCCCGGGCTACCAGGTGCCGTTCGGGTCGCGCGAGATGCCGCTGCCCTATGGCTGGGGCACGGGCGGCATCCAGGTGACGGCGTCGGTGATCGGCCCGGACGACGTGCTCAAGGTCATCGACCAGGGCTCGGACGACACGGTCAACGCCGTCAACATCCGCCGCTTCTTCCAGCGCACCACGGGCGTATCCACCACCACCCGCACGCCCGAGGCCACGCTGATCCAGACGCGCCACCGCATTCCCGAAACGCCGCTGCGCGAGGGCCAGGTGCTGGTGTACCAGGTGCCGGTGCCCGAGCCCATGCAACGGCTGGAGCCCCGCGAGGCCGAAACCCGCACCCTGCACGCGCTGGGCGAGTACGGGTTGATCCACGTGAAGCTGTACGAGGACATCGCCCGCCATGGCCACATTGCCACCACCTACGACCACCCGGTGCGGGTGAACGGGCGCTACGTCATGTCGCCCTCGCCCATTCCCAGCTTCGACAACCCCAAGATGCACCTCAACCCGGCCTTGCAGCTGTTCGGGGCCGGGCGCGAAAAACGCATCTACGCCGTGCCGCCGTACACCCCGGTGGAAAGCCTGGGGTTTGACGACCATCCCTTCGAGGTGCAGCGCTGGGATGTGCCCTGTGCCCTGTGCGGGGCCACCGACACCTTCCTGGACGAAATCATCACCGACGACGCGGGCACCCGCCTGCACGTCTGCTCCGACTCGGACCACTGCGCCGAGCGTCAGTCGGCGCAGCAGGACGCACAGGCGTCCGAAGCCGCTGCGTGCACCACGCAACCCACCGCAGAGGAGGGGCAGGCATGA
- a CDS encoding GNAT family N-acetyltransferase translates to MTSALQIRQAQAADLPAVLALYQQPGLADADTLTLAQAEAMLAQFARYPHYRLFVACEGNEVVATYALLVMHNLAHGGAPSAIAEDVVVTAQRRGQGLGRQLMAHAVAEAAAAGCYKLALSSNARREAAHAFYESLGFQRHGVSFAIDPQQPFPQTPKEPS, encoded by the coding sequence ATGACCTCCGCCCTCCAGATCCGGCAGGCCCAGGCCGCTGACCTGCCCGCCGTGCTGGCGCTGTACCAGCAACCCGGGTTGGCCGACGCCGACACCCTCACGCTGGCGCAGGCCGAGGCCATGCTGGCGCAGTTTGCGCGTTACCCCCACTACCGCCTGTTCGTGGCGTGCGAGGGCAACGAGGTGGTGGCCACCTACGCGCTGCTGGTCATGCACAACCTGGCGCACGGCGGGGCCCCGTCGGCCATTGCCGAAGACGTGGTGGTGACCGCACAGCGCCGCGGCCAGGGCCTGGGCCGTCAGCTCATGGCCCACGCGGTGGCCGAAGCCGCTGCCGCGGGTTGCTACAAGCTGGCGCTGTCGTCCAACGCGCGGCGCGAGGCGGCCCATGCGTTTTACGAGTCGCTGGGTTTTCAACGTCACGGGGTCAGTTTTGCCATCGACCCCCAACAGCCGTTTCCTCAGACGCCCAAGGAGCCGTCATGA